In Irregularibacter muris, the sequence CAGATATCCTGATGGATTGTACTACCTTAAAATATATCGATAGTACAGGTCTTGGCTCGCTTATTGGCATAAGAGGTAGAATGATAGAAAATAACAAAGTGCTAGTGCTTACAAACGTTCAACCAAACGTAAGAAAATTATTAAAGATCACAGGGTTGGATAAAATATTCATAGTAGAAGAGTAATAG encodes:
- a CDS encoding STAS domain-containing protein, whose translation is MILQIQDQYDEQQKKWLVQLEGEIDVYTVNNLKDKINQLLDQHMADILMDCTTLKYIDSTGLGSLIGIRGRMIENNKVLVLTNVQPNVRKLLKITGLDKIFIVEE